One stretch of Siphonobacter curvatus DNA includes these proteins:
- a CDS encoding DUF4293 domain-containing protein yields MLQRPQTLFLALIVLSMALYLAFPIWQKSVGAETAVLDAYALTYTKGETTTETNTMYLAGLALVSAGLALFSLLQYTNRLRQMMLNLINTLVMVVLLGLSTYLSHIQANAQFAPQTSGSFKIGFFVLAVALLSNVAANRFIRIDEKKVKDAFERLR; encoded by the coding sequence ATGCTTCAGCGTCCTCAAACACTCTTTCTTGCATTAATCGTACTGTCCATGGCTCTGTACTTAGCTTTTCCCATTTGGCAAAAGTCAGTTGGAGCCGAAACAGCCGTCCTGGATGCCTATGCTTTGACGTATACTAAAGGCGAAACAACGACCGAAACGAATACGATGTATCTGGCGGGTTTAGCCCTGGTATCAGCAGGTCTGGCTCTTTTTTCGCTGCTGCAATACACCAACCGCTTGCGACAGATGATGCTAAATTTAATTAATACGCTCGTGATGGTGGTTTTGCTGGGCTTATCCACGTACCTGTCCCACATACAGGCCAATGCTCAGTTTGCTCCACAGACCTCAGGTAGCTTCAAGATAGGCTTTTTTGTTTTGGCCGTGGCTCTGCTGTCGAATGTAGCAGCAAACCGTTTCATCCGTATCGATGAAAAGAAAGTGAAAGATGCCTTTGAGCGGCTTCGGTAA